A region of Centropristis striata isolate RG_2023a ecotype Rhode Island chromosome 17, C.striata_1.0, whole genome shotgun sequence DNA encodes the following proteins:
- the LOC131989764 gene encoding uncharacterized protein LOC131989764 codes for MENSNFLLTGSPNSRESARTSSGVVGNPDLAAGILLGYVFLGLASYIWAFWSHRSKLRAFKEAIFSPCSGQQGTLSGFQNAYRYLPVVFFVDILNAVTAIIWGIELAGFRCSSLATCDYVAIVWELSRSFGVIFHLMNASLCVRLLYNPHLKVHFGVVYISSVLLLCVYIPLYIFIGQWPIYVLAATTFALALTIIINSLKSNTVPSAAAHKKRIVFVAMLTFCIVFLPTFISWCLVASDAHNGIINSNYVISYLNCLFFTSVQLSLNGLLCYFILGVPIEGEEPQQEQPQQHQNFGNQNYDIRAS; via the coding sequence ATGGAGAACAGCAACTTTCTTTTAACCGGCTCGCCCAACAGCCGGGAATCCGCTCGCACGTCCTCAGGCGTTGTTGGAAACCCTGACTTGGCTGCAGGAATTCTCCTGGGTTACGTCTTTCTGGGGCTCGCCAGCTACATCTGGGCCTTCTGGTCCCACCGCAGCAAGCTCAGAGCTTTTAAAGAAGCCATCTTCTCGCCCTGCTCGGGGCAACAGGGCACCCTCAGTGGCTTTCAAAACGCCTACCGGTACCTTCCCGTTGTGTTCTTTGTGGATATTCTGAATGCAGTCACGGCGATCATTTGGGGGATCGAGTTGGCCGGATTCAGATGCAGCTCTCTCGCCACTTGTGATTACGTCGCCATTGTGTGGGAACTCTCGAGATCCTTTGGAGTGATTTTCCATCTTATGAATGCTTCGTTGTGCGTCCGTTTGCTGTACAACCCACATTTGAAAGTCCATTTTGGCGTTGTTTACATATCGTCTGTTTTGCTCCTCTGTGTGTATATCCCTTTGTATATATTCATTGGCCAGTGGCCAATATATGTGTTAGCAGCTACCACCTTTGCATTGGCTTTGACCATCATTATAAATTCTCTGAAGTCAAACACGGTGCCTTCTGCTGCCGCTCACAAGAAACGGATTGTGTTTGTCGCCATGCTCACATTCTGTATTGTCTTCCTCCCGACTTTTATTTCCTGGTGCCTAGTTGCAAGTGATGCCCACAATGGAATAATTAATTCTAATTATGTTATATCGTATTTGAATTGTCTGTTCTTCACAAGTGTTCAACTCTCATTGAATGGACTCCTGTGTTATTTTATCCTGGGGGTGCCAATTGAAGGGGAAGAACCACAACAGGAGCAACCGCAACAACACCAGAATTTCGGAAACCAGAACTATGACATAAGGGCGTCGTAG